The following proteins are encoded in a genomic region of Phaeodactylum tricornutum CCAP 1055/1 chromosome 1, whole genome shotgun sequence:
- the SAS1 gene encoding regulator of chromatin silencing (something about silencing gene) translates to MGKRRSTASNGDKGLHKGQAPENEKQQPAKADSDDDAMYGKVDRYHNERDENFMRLDQESNESSDDDEKEEAVMDLGLAGASSEESNSDSESGEEGDRQIGNSSEEDDYLDSSDDENDEEIQIEGVRDWGKKKSNYYKGDTADLEIGQDEEDAIVEEEAAKELLAARYEGMSEDDFVLPDIREEKQASPGELLSAARDISRLSRKEKQKLLDKQHPELLPLLSHFSEIANDLEERTIVGTRAIFDGEDETAAAVGCTKSGQQYLLVKSMLQTTASLNLAMYLLLKKEQSSLEDVDSGLIQSHPIMARMQKWNSMLQKLEEQVEDRADGLETQLNNLVKAAALMSEGLSDEEIEEEEDEDHAEDREGNDESLRIDIPSLDSTDEDSVDTEEGRRHALNEARFGLRTSEIKSGASSSPQRKAVESDLGDEFENDVNNAASRALASTLNSIEQRSLSRKRKAAPNVEALDEPQQDNSEIRQALEMMETELGKDPETEYESNDDDATDPEVDEDDGEDELYKEVKRKSKSKKELKKSLYAVAPKYPRLEKEIEGERAVSRTILKNRGLVAHKNKLNRNPRVKKREQYRKRLIQRKGTVREVRTDEGHKYSGEATGIKSGLTRSRKLAR, encoded by the exons ATGGGAAAACGACGCAGCACCGCAAGTAATGGTGATAAAGGCCTTCACAAAGGTCAGGCACCCGAAAACGAAAAGCAGCAGCCGGCAAAGGCCGacagcgacgatgatgcAATGTACGGCAAGGTCGATCGGTACCATAACGAACGGGACGAAAATTTTATGCGACTCGACCAAGAATCGAATGAGAGTAGTGATGATgacgagaaagaagaagccgtcATGGATCTTGGCTTAGCGGGAGCTAGTTCTGAGGAAAGTAACAGCGATAGTGAATCCGGAGAGGAAGGCGATCGACAGATTGGCAATTCATCGGAGGAGGACGATTATTTGGACTCCTCGGATGATGAAAATGACGAAGAGATACAAATTGAGGGTGTACGCGACTGGGGGAAGAAAAAATCAAACTATTACAAGGGTGACACCGCCGACTTGGAGATTGGAcaagacgaggaggatgcgattgtggaagaagaggccgcGAAAGAACTACTAGCTGCTCGATATGAAGGCATGTCCGAGGACGATTTTGTGCTTCCTGACATTAGAGAAGAGAAGCAAGCATCGCCAGGAGAGCTTTTGTCGGCTGCTCGGGATATTTCAAGGCTATcgagaaaggaaaagcaaaaacTTCTCGACAAGCAACACCCGGAGCTCCTTCCACTGCTGTCTCACTTTTCTGAGATTGCGAACGATCTTGAAGAGCGTACGATCGTCGGAACTCGCGCAATTTTTGATGGAGAGGATGAAACTGCTGCG GCCGTTGGATGTACCAAGTCGGGTCAACAGTACCTTCTGGTAAAGTCAATGTTGCAGACCACAGCGTCACTAAATCTCGCTATGTATTTGCTGTTGAAAAAAGAGCAATCCTCTTTAGAAGACGTGGATTCTGGTCTGATTCAAAGCCACCCTATCATGGCTCGTATGCAAAAATGGAATTCTATGCTACAAAAGCTGGAGGAACAAGTCGAAGATCGAGCAGATGGTCTGGAAACACAGTTGAATAATCTCGTCAAAGCCGCTGCTTTAATGTCAGAAGGGCTaagtgacgaagaaattgaagaagaggaagatgaagacCACGCCGAGGATAGAGAAGGAAACGATGAGAGTCTCCGCATTGATATACCGTCGCTGGATTCGACTGACGAAGACTCAGTCGACACTGAAGAAGGGAGGCGCCATGCCCTGAACGAAGCACGATTTGGGCTTCGGACGAGCGAGATTAAATCCGGAGCGTCTAGCAGTCCTCAGCGCAAAGCTGTGGAGTCCGATCTAGGTGACGAATTTGAAAACGATGTTAATAATGCCGCCTCTAGGGCTCTGGCGTCTACCCTTAACTCGATCGAACAGCGGTCGCTTTCGCGCAAACGAAAAGCAGCTCCAAATGtggaagctttggacgaACCACAGCAAGATAATTCTGAAATACGACAGGCATTGGAAATGATGGAAACCGAGCTTGGTAAAGACCCTGAAACAGAATATGAAtccaacgatgacgatgcaACTGACCCGGAGgttgacgaggacgatggGGAAGACGAGTTATACAAAGAAGTTAAGAGAAAAAGCAAGTCAAAGAAAGAGCTCAAAAAGAGTTTGTACGCAGTGGCTCCTAAATATCCTCGATTGGAGAAAGAGATTGAGGGAGAGCGCGCTGTCAGTCGCACCATTCTCAAGAATCGTGGCTTGGTTGCCCACAAGAATAAGCTCAATCGCAATCCACGCGTCAAAAAACGAGAGCAGTATCGGAAACGACTTATTCAGCGCAAGGGAACTGTTCGGGAGGTCCGCACAGACGAAGGACACAAGTATTCTGGAGAAGCGACCGGTATCAAGAGTGGTCTTACTCGTAGCCGCAAGTTGGCTCGTTAG